The proteins below are encoded in one region of Micromonospora yangpuensis:
- a CDS encoding diguanylate cyclase produces MDHNRVIRDATVRLSMASTAVEACQWTVTTLARYAPATVSVLLHVHDRLRTVAATGSWQVFSTVPPKAGIVGRVYASGLPATVGRVAEDPDYLPVHPDVTAEICVPVCDPAGSPIGVLDLQWRTEVELDPWRRTAELLAARLGARIMALGGPPAESRSEKLLRHATAMTAAQTEWELLGTAIGAAREVSTLAAAIVVLGGRDGPRLDAPTGVPGELEGRLRAELAEAGPAALGRLVARAHRHGAAYTLGEAGHPPTEDYAPLDRAGVRTLIVVPVGQPDVGGVLLVADGRRLRPDPTTVNLMELLAGQAWSCLDRLRTLHQLSEQANSDPLTGLRHTGPFGQRIAAATPGRTALLAIDVDGFKSVNDTYGHQEGDRVLVGLARALQAALRHGDELFRIGGDEFVAVIEVHRPAEAVRIAERLTEAARRTGRTISVGVAVAEPHESPEATLRRADQALYFVKRNGRDAVRLAAD; encoded by the coding sequence GTGGATCACAACCGGGTCATCCGTGACGCCACGGTCCGCCTCTCCATGGCGTCGACCGCGGTCGAGGCCTGCCAGTGGACCGTCACCACCCTCGCCCGGTACGCCCCGGCGACCGTCTCCGTCCTGCTGCACGTCCATGATCGGCTCCGCACGGTCGCGGCCACCGGCTCCTGGCAGGTCTTCTCGACCGTCCCGCCGAAGGCCGGCATCGTCGGCCGGGTGTACGCCTCCGGCCTGCCGGCGACCGTCGGCCGGGTCGCCGAGGATCCGGACTACCTGCCGGTGCACCCGGACGTGACGGCCGAGATCTGCGTACCGGTCTGCGACCCCGCGGGAAGCCCGATCGGCGTGCTCGACCTGCAGTGGCGTACCGAGGTGGAACTGGACCCGTGGCGGCGGACCGCCGAGCTGCTCGCCGCCCGGCTGGGCGCGCGGATCATGGCGCTGGGTGGCCCACCGGCGGAGAGCCGCAGCGAGAAACTCCTCCGGCACGCCACCGCGATGACCGCCGCGCAGACCGAGTGGGAGCTGCTGGGCACGGCGATCGGGGCGGCCCGGGAGGTCTCCACCCTCGCCGCGGCGATCGTGGTCCTCGGCGGTCGGGACGGCCCCCGACTCGACGCGCCGACCGGGGTGCCCGGCGAGTTGGAGGGGCGGCTGCGGGCCGAGCTGGCCGAGGCCGGTCCGGCGGCGCTCGGCCGGCTGGTCGCCCGCGCCCACCGGCACGGCGCGGCGTACACCCTGGGCGAGGCGGGACATCCGCCGACCGAGGACTACGCCCCGCTGGACCGGGCGGGGGTCCGCACCCTGATCGTGGTGCCGGTCGGGCAGCCGGACGTCGGCGGGGTGCTGCTGGTCGCCGACGGGCGACGGCTGCGCCCCGACCCGACCACGGTCAACCTGATGGAACTCCTCGCCGGCCAGGCCTGGAGCTGCCTGGACCGGCTCCGCACCCTCCACCAGCTCAGCGAGCAGGCCAACTCCGACCCGTTGACCGGGCTACGGCACACCGGCCCGTTCGGCCAGCGGATCGCCGCAGCCACCCCGGGGCGTACCGCCCTGCTGGCGATCGACGTGGACGGCTTCAAGAGCGTCAACGACACGTACGGCCACCAGGAGGGTGACCGGGTGCTGGTCGGGCTGGCCCGGGCGTTGCAGGCGGCGCTGCGCCACGGCGACGAGCTGTTCCGGATCGGTGGGGACGAGTTCGTGGCGGTGATCGAGGTGCACCGCCCGGCGGAGGCGGTCCGGATCGCCGAACGGCTTACCGAGGCGGCCCGCCGCACCGGCCGGACGATCAGCGTCGGGGTCGCCGTGGCCGAGCCCCACGAGTCCCCCGAAGCCACCCTCCGCCGCGCCGACCAGGCCCTCTACTTCGTCAAACGCAACGGCCGCGACGCCGTCCGGCTGGCCGCCGACTGA
- a CDS encoding helix-turn-helix domain-containing protein, which translates to MRSADNSLPIGRRVAYWRGRRHLSQQVFADRLGKSKSWVDKVERGVRALDKVSTLQEIATVLRIDTAVLLGRTIQPVGVIARADEVERIRAALSRYEIPLGRPPGSRQVLPADRLARQVEHAWTTFQYARYPHLVTLLPGLLADAQRTHAADPAGGWVPLVHAYRVTAALLVKLGDAGLAWLAVDRAMIAATGDRVLVAASAVQLGQVLRAAGRAREAKSVMLAAAYRIAPPVPEYAPGPELSLCGTLLIQAALAAARDGDDSATAELLDEATALAAQVGDGLDHHRTGFGPTSVALARATAAVELGDAGQAIVWHQSGIRRDGWRWLATEHRAAHLIDAARAHLHTDDAFSAGRLLAEADRTAPAEVRHRPAGRDLLGQIARDPRAPTTITHLAISLGVG; encoded by the coding sequence ATGCGCAGCGCTGACAACTCGCTACCGATCGGCCGGCGGGTGGCGTACTGGAGGGGTCGGCGACACCTGTCGCAGCAGGTGTTCGCCGATCGGCTCGGCAAGTCCAAGAGCTGGGTCGACAAGGTCGAGCGCGGCGTCCGCGCCCTGGACAAGGTCTCCACCCTCCAGGAGATCGCCACGGTCCTCCGTATTGACACCGCCGTGCTTCTCGGTCGCACCATCCAGCCCGTCGGCGTCATCGCACGGGCAGACGAGGTCGAGCGGATCCGGGCGGCCCTGTCCCGCTACGAGATCCCCCTCGGCAGGCCGCCGGGCAGTCGTCAGGTCCTGCCCGCCGACCGCCTGGCCCGGCAGGTGGAGCACGCCTGGACCACGTTCCAGTACGCCCGCTACCCCCACCTGGTCACCCTCCTGCCCGGCCTGTTGGCCGACGCCCAACGCACCCACGCCGCCGACCCGGCGGGCGGATGGGTACCACTGGTGCACGCGTACCGTGTCACCGCCGCGCTCCTGGTCAAGCTCGGTGATGCGGGGCTGGCGTGGTTGGCTGTCGACCGGGCGATGATCGCCGCCACCGGCGACCGGGTCCTCGTCGCCGCCTCCGCCGTGCAACTCGGACAGGTACTGCGCGCCGCCGGACGGGCACGAGAGGCGAAGTCGGTGATGCTCGCCGCCGCCTACCGCATCGCCCCACCCGTACCCGAATACGCCCCCGGCCCCGAGCTCTCCCTCTGCGGGACGCTCCTGATCCAAGCCGCCCTGGCCGCGGCCCGAGACGGCGACGACTCCGCGACCGCCGAACTCCTCGACGAGGCCACCGCGCTGGCCGCCCAGGTCGGCGACGGCCTGGACCACCACCGGACCGGCTTCGGGCCCACCAGCGTGGCCCTGGCCCGCGCCACGGCAGCGGTCGAGTTGGGCGACGCCGGGCAGGCCATCGTCTGGCACCAGAGCGGCATCCGCCGCGACGGCTGGCGCTGGCTGGCCACCGAACACCGCGCCGCGCACCTGATCGACGCCGCCCGCGCCCACCTGCACACCGACGACGCATTCTCCGCCGGGCGGCTCCTGGCCGAAGCCGACCGGACCGCACCCGCCGAGGTACGCCACCGACCCGCCGGCCGCGACCTCCTCGGTCAGATCGCCCGCGACCCCCGCGCCCCGACCACCATCACCCACCTCGCCATCTCGCTCGGAGTCGGCTGA
- a CDS encoding helix-turn-helix domain-containing protein — MTVVALKEETYLPEDDREVAKVHDFIRAHERAGRGALEPRYFLAGATPADRVELPAEIYGVLRQVVEALQQGLAVTVAPRTLTLTTQQAADLLGVSRPTVVKLLDEGKIPFERVGTHRRVQLPDLLTYREQRRAEQYAALEATSVSIDDEEDLDVTLQRLKESRRAIARRRRGLTE; from the coding sequence GTGACCGTAGTTGCTCTCAAGGAAGAGACCTACCTGCCAGAGGACGACCGGGAGGTAGCCAAGGTTCACGACTTCATCAGGGCCCACGAGAGGGCTGGCCGAGGGGCGCTGGAGCCACGGTATTTCCTGGCCGGAGCCACCCCCGCCGACCGGGTCGAGCTTCCGGCGGAGATCTACGGAGTGCTCCGTCAGGTGGTCGAGGCGCTACAGCAGGGGCTTGCCGTCACAGTGGCTCCCCGAACTCTGACGCTGACCACCCAACAAGCTGCCGACCTGCTTGGAGTCAGCCGCCCCACGGTGGTCAAACTGCTCGACGAAGGAAAGATTCCGTTCGAGCGGGTAGGAACCCACCGCAGGGTTCAACTGCCCGACCTCCTTACCTACCGAGAGCAGCGCCGGGCCGAGCAATACGCCGCCCTGGAAGCCACATCGGTGAGTATCGACGACGAAGAAGACCTCGACGTGACGCTACAACGGCTGAAAGAGTCTCGGCGTGCAATCGCTCGTCGACGACGTGGCCTGACAGAATAG
- a CDS encoding DMT family transporter, with product MAYLFLLGAITSEVIGTSLLKATHGFTRLWPTVGLVVAYVIAFALLAQAVRTVPVGVAYAMWSGLGTAAIVAIGAAFLGEPLSLTKVAGVALIIAGVVILNLNSAH from the coding sequence GTGGCGTATCTGTTCCTGCTGGGGGCCATCACCTCCGAGGTGATCGGCACCAGCCTGCTCAAGGCGACCCACGGGTTCACCCGGCTCTGGCCCACGGTAGGGCTGGTCGTCGCCTACGTCATCGCGTTCGCGCTGCTCGCCCAGGCGGTCAGGACCGTGCCGGTCGGGGTGGCGTACGCGATGTGGTCCGGGCTCGGCACGGCGGCGATCGTGGCGATCGGGGCCGCCTTTCTCGGTGAGCCGTTGAGCCTGACCAAGGTGGCCGGGGTCGCCCTGATCATCGCCGGGGTGGTCATCCTCAACCTCAACTCCGCCCACTGA
- a CDS encoding diacylglycerol/lipid kinase family protein yields the protein MRTKQELSATIRRDRRAALVINAHSRRGRRLYEQAHSRLVAAGFDLLGTYPVEKPGELERSLTEAVGLGPDLLVAGGGDGTLSAAARMLAHRDMALGLLPLGTTNNFARTVGVPLDLDGAVGVLSDGKVIDVDLGMAGEMPFANHVGIGLSADIMRATPPRLKRASGRLAYPLTALALLARHRPLRVTVEAAGAEHEFVTHQLYVANGGFQAGRPITADADADDRLLVAYPVGGPTRGGLLRESARNATTGHRRTLGEDPFLAVDELWVRTDRPARVEVDGELCGQTPIRLGLAANALRVMAAADSPDR from the coding sequence ATGCGGACCAAGCAGGAGCTGAGCGCGACCATCCGGCGGGACCGGCGCGCCGCACTGGTCATCAACGCCCACTCCCGACGCGGCCGTCGGCTCTACGAGCAGGCCCACTCCCGCCTGGTGGCGGCCGGTTTCGACCTGCTCGGCACGTACCCGGTGGAGAAGCCGGGCGAGCTGGAGCGCAGTCTCACCGAGGCGGTCGGGCTCGGGCCGGACCTGCTGGTCGCCGGGGGTGGCGACGGTACGCTCAGCGCCGCCGCCCGGATGCTCGCCCACCGGGACATGGCCCTCGGTCTGCTGCCGCTGGGCACCACCAACAACTTCGCCCGTACCGTCGGGGTGCCGCTGGACCTGGACGGGGCCGTCGGTGTGCTCAGCGACGGGAAGGTCATCGACGTCGACCTGGGGATGGCCGGGGAGATGCCGTTCGCCAACCACGTCGGCATCGGGCTCTCCGCCGACATCATGCGGGCCACCCCGCCGCGCCTGAAGCGGGCCAGCGGTCGGCTCGCGTACCCGCTGACCGCCCTGGCGCTGCTGGCCCGGCACCGTCCGTTGCGGGTCACCGTCGAGGCGGCGGGCGCCGAGCACGAGTTCGTCACCCACCAGCTGTACGTCGCCAACGGCGGCTTCCAGGCCGGCCGGCCGATCACCGCCGACGCCGACGCCGACGACCGGCTGCTGGTGGCGTACCCGGTGGGTGGGCCGACCCGGGGTGGGCTGCTGCGGGAGTCGGCGCGCAACGCCACGACCGGCCACCGGCGCACCCTCGGCGAGGATCCGTTCCTGGCCGTCGACGAGTTGTGGGTACGCACCGACCGGCCGGCCCGGGTGGAGGTGGACGGCGAGCTGTGCGGGCAGACGCCGATCCGGCTCGGCCTGGCCGCCAACGCGCTGCGGGTGATGGCCGCCGCCGACAGCCCCGACCGCTGA
- a CDS encoding DHA2 family efflux MFS transporter permease subunit: MSSQPVAVSDRLDAAVLKIAGVVVLGAIMSILDVTVVSVALPTFQADFGASYAQVAWTMTGYTLALATVIPLTGWAADRFGTKRLYMTALLLFTLGSGLCATADSIGQLITYRVLQGLGGGMLMPLGMTIMTRAAGPQRIGRLMAVLGIPMLLGPIGGPILGGWLIDIASWHWIFLINLPIGLAALVYAQLALPQDSPEPSESFDFLGMLMLSPGLALFLFGVSSLPETGTFEDTKVWLPMLVGGALVVGFVLYSFKPRHPLLDLRLLRDRNLTVASVTLAVFTVAFMGAGLLFPSYFLQVRGESTLDAGLLMAPQGLGAMVTMPIAGMLADRIPVGRTVPFALVLLAAGFFAFTQVDTDTSYWLLCGSLFVMGLGMGGTMMPVMTSALKTLTNHEVARGSTLLNILQQIAGSVGAALMSVILTNELNGSPAIPGVVDPATGAPVTEAGLAIAVAREPELAQQFPVEPGLLQRGLEFVADSFATTFMVGFVLILATFVPALFLPRRRQPSQLLDDTDTPTPVLIH, encoded by the coding sequence GTGAGCAGTCAGCCCGTGGCGGTGTCGGATCGACTCGACGCCGCCGTACTCAAGATCGCCGGGGTGGTCGTCCTCGGCGCGATCATGTCGATTCTCGACGTGACCGTGGTCAGCGTGGCGCTGCCCACCTTCCAGGCCGACTTCGGCGCGTCCTACGCCCAGGTGGCCTGGACGATGACCGGGTACACCCTGGCGCTGGCCACGGTCATCCCGCTGACCGGCTGGGCGGCCGACCGGTTCGGCACCAAACGGCTCTACATGACCGCGCTGCTGCTGTTCACCCTCGGCTCGGGGCTCTGCGCCACCGCGGACTCGATCGGCCAGCTCATCACGTACCGGGTGTTGCAGGGCCTCGGCGGCGGCATGCTGATGCCGCTCGGCATGACCATCATGACCCGGGCGGCCGGCCCGCAGCGGATCGGACGCCTGATGGCCGTGCTCGGCATCCCGATGCTGCTCGGCCCGATCGGTGGCCCGATCCTCGGTGGCTGGCTGATCGACATCGCGAGCTGGCACTGGATCTTCCTGATCAACCTGCCGATCGGCCTCGCCGCCCTGGTCTACGCGCAGCTCGCGCTGCCGCAGGACAGCCCGGAGCCGTCCGAGTCGTTCGACTTCCTCGGCATGCTGATGCTCTCCCCGGGGCTGGCGCTGTTCCTGTTCGGCGTCTCCTCGCTCCCCGAGACCGGCACCTTCGAAGACACCAAGGTGTGGCTGCCGATGCTGGTCGGCGGGGCACTGGTGGTCGGCTTCGTGCTCTACTCCTTCAAGCCCCGGCACCCGCTGCTCGACCTGCGCCTGCTGCGCGACCGCAACCTCACCGTCGCCTCGGTCACGCTCGCCGTCTTCACGGTCGCCTTCATGGGGGCCGGGCTGCTCTTCCCGAGCTACTTCCTCCAGGTGCGCGGCGAGTCCACGCTCGACGCCGGCCTGCTGATGGCCCCGCAGGGCCTCGGCGCGATGGTCACCATGCCGATCGCCGGCATGCTCGCCGACCGCATCCCGGTCGGCCGCACCGTCCCGTTCGCGCTGGTGCTGCTGGCGGCGGGCTTCTTCGCCTTCACCCAGGTCGACACCGACACGTCGTACTGGCTGCTCTGCGGTTCGCTCTTCGTGATGGGGCTGGGCATGGGCGGCACGATGATGCCGGTGATGACCTCGGCGCTGAAGACGTTGACGAACCACGAGGTGGCCCGCGGCTCCACCCTGCTGAACATCCTCCAGCAGATCGCCGGCTCGGTCGGCGCCGCGCTCATGTCGGTGATCCTCACCAACGAGCTGAACGGCTCCCCGGCCATCCCCGGCGTGGTGGACCCCGCCACCGGAGCCCCGGTCACCGAGGCCGGCCTGGCCATCGCGGTGGCCCGGGAGCCGGAGCTGGCCCAGCAGTTCCCGGTCGAGCCCGGCCTCCTGCAACGGGGCCTGGAGTTCGTGGCCGACTCGTTCGCCACCACCTTCATGGTCGGCTTCGTGCTCATCCTGGCCACCTTCGTCCCGGCGCTCTTCCTGCCCCGCCGACGCCAGCCGTCCCAACTCCTCGACGACACCGACACCCCGACCCCGGTCCTCATCCACTGA
- a CDS encoding histone deacetylase has product MELVWYVAYGSNLYAARLGWYLTGGCPPGGRRTYPGCRDGRAPRRTEPVLIPGGVYFAGESRAWTGGMAFYDPRLPGRAAARAYLVTVGQFADIAAQEMYRPPGSDLDLVAAAATGRVTLGPGRYETLLGVGRLDGVPMLTFTAPWTAADVPWTAPAPVYLAMIAGGLREAHGWPARRITAYLADRPGVAGRWSAQDLAALVAGATGGPAG; this is encoded by the coding sequence GTGGAGCTGGTCTGGTACGTCGCCTACGGCTCGAACCTGTACGCCGCGCGCCTCGGCTGGTACCTGACCGGGGGTTGCCCGCCCGGCGGCCGGCGGACGTACCCGGGTTGCCGGGACGGCCGGGCGCCCCGGCGCACCGAACCGGTGCTGATCCCCGGCGGCGTCTACTTCGCCGGCGAGTCCCGGGCCTGGACCGGCGGGATGGCCTTCTACGATCCGCGGCTGCCCGGCCGGGCGGCGGCCCGCGCCTACCTGGTCACCGTCGGGCAGTTCGCCGACATCGCCGCGCAGGAGATGTACCGGCCGCCCGGTTCCGACCTCGATCTGGTCGCGGCAGCCGCCACCGGCCGGGTCACCCTCGGGCCCGGCCGCTACGAGACGCTGCTCGGGGTGGGGCGGCTCGACGGCGTACCGATGCTCACCTTCACCGCGCCATGGACGGCGGCGGACGTGCCGTGGACCGCCCCGGCCCCGGTCTACCTCGCGATGATCGCCGGCGGGTTGCGCGAGGCGCACGGCTGGCCCGCCCGGCGGATCACCGCGTACCTGGCCGACCGGCCAGGGGTGGCCGGCCGTTGGTCCGCCCAGGACCTGGCGGCGCTGGTGGCCGGCGCGACCGGTGGGCCCGCCGGCTGA
- a CDS encoding lamin tail domain-containing protein produces MRKFIGFAAAVAVGLGTVLTAAGPAQAAPVIEITKVYVNAPGTDTRANSSVNGEYVKLTNRRSRTVSLKSWTVRDKANHVYTFGDFKLKPKASVVLYSGKGKNTASKRYWGSGWHIWNNTGDTAYLRTAAGKKIDSCSWKKTDSYKKC; encoded by the coding sequence ATGAGGAAGTTCATCGGCTTCGCCGCGGCGGTCGCCGTCGGCCTCGGGACGGTGCTCACCGCCGCCGGGCCGGCCCAGGCCGCGCCGGTCATCGAGATCACCAAGGTGTACGTCAACGCGCCCGGCACCGACACCCGGGCGAACAGCAGCGTCAACGGCGAGTACGTCAAGCTGACCAACCGGCGCTCCCGCACGGTCAGCCTGAAGTCCTGGACGGTGCGGGACAAGGCCAACCACGTCTACACCTTCGGCGACTTCAAGCTGAAGCCGAAGGCGAGCGTGGTGCTCTACAGCGGCAAGGGCAAGAACACCGCCAGTAAGCGGTACTGGGGTTCCGGCTGGCACATCTGGAACAACACCGGGGACACCGCGTACCTGCGCACCGCCGCCGGCAAGAAGATCGACTCCTGCTCGTGGAAGAAGACCGACAGCTACAAGAAGTGCTGA
- a CDS encoding NADPH-dependent FMN reductase — MTSRPLHVAVLLGSVRPGRFGPVVGSWFADRVEGRDDLTVDLVDLAVPEQLTARLAAADAFVVVTPEYNHSYPGRLKEVIDAHFVEWQARPVGFVSYGGLSGGLRAVEHLRAVFAELQAVTIRETVSFHGGSQRFTAEGQPHDRADCDAAAYRLLDQLAWWGHALRDARAARPYAAA; from the coding sequence ATGACCAGTCGACCGCTGCACGTCGCCGTCCTGCTCGGCAGCGTCCGACCGGGCCGGTTCGGGCCCGTCGTCGGCAGCTGGTTCGCCGACCGGGTCGAGGGCCGGGACGATCTCACCGTCGACCTGGTCGACCTGGCCGTCCCGGAGCAGCTCACCGCGCGACTGGCTGCCGCCGACGCGTTCGTGGTGGTGACCCCGGAGTACAACCACAGCTACCCGGGCCGGCTCAAGGAGGTCATCGACGCGCACTTCGTCGAGTGGCAGGCCAGACCGGTGGGCTTCGTCTCGTACGGCGGGCTCTCCGGTGGCCTGCGCGCGGTCGAGCACCTGCGGGCGGTCTTCGCCGAGCTGCAGGCGGTAACCATCCGGGAGACCGTCAGCTTCCACGGGGGGTCGCAGCGGTTCACCGCCGAGGGCCAGCCCCACGACCGGGCCGACTGCGACGCCGCCGCATACCGGCTGCTCGACCAGCTCGCCTGGTGGGGACACGCGCTGCGGGACGCCCGCGCCGCCCGACCGTACGCGGCTGCCTGA
- a CDS encoding aspartate-semialdehyde dehydrogenase produces MPALPTLAVVGATGAVGTVLCQLLSARRNVWGEIKLFASARSDGRQVRCRGEELTVQTLTPEAFDGVDVAMFDVPDEVAAHWAPIAVTRGAVVVDNSGAFRMERDVPLVVPEINPGQTRHRPRGIIANGNCTTLAMIVAVAPLHREYGLRELVLASYQAASGAGQAGVDALHTQLGKIAGDRTLGSRPGDVRQAVGDDLGPFPAPLALNVVPWAGLLADDGWSAEEMKVRNESRKILGLPDLKVSATCVRVPVVTGHSVAVHAVFAAEVDAESAREVLRNAPGVIMVDDPATGEFPMPIDAVGTDPSWVGRLRRALDDPRALDFFVTGDNLRKGAALNTAQIAELVAKELTGR; encoded by the coding sequence GTGCCGGCACTGCCCACCCTGGCCGTGGTCGGGGCGACCGGTGCCGTCGGCACCGTGCTGTGTCAGCTGCTCTCCGCCCGGCGCAACGTCTGGGGTGAGATCAAGCTGTTCGCCTCGGCCCGCTCCGACGGGCGGCAGGTGCGCTGCCGGGGCGAGGAGCTGACCGTCCAGACGCTGACCCCGGAGGCTTTCGACGGCGTCGACGTGGCCATGTTCGACGTGCCCGACGAGGTCGCCGCGCACTGGGCGCCGATCGCCGTCACCCGGGGCGCGGTGGTGGTGGACAACTCCGGCGCCTTCCGGATGGAGCGGGACGTCCCGCTGGTCGTGCCCGAGATCAATCCGGGGCAGACGCGGCACCGGCCCCGGGGGATCATCGCCAACGGCAACTGCACCACCCTCGCGATGATCGTCGCGGTCGCACCGCTGCACCGCGAGTACGGGCTGCGCGAGCTGGTGCTCGCCTCGTACCAGGCGGCCTCCGGCGCGGGGCAGGCCGGCGTGGACGCCCTGCACACCCAGCTCGGCAAGATCGCCGGGGACCGGACGCTCGGCTCCCGCCCCGGTGACGTACGCCAGGCCGTCGGTGACGATCTGGGTCCGTTCCCCGCCCCGCTGGCGCTCAACGTGGTCCCCTGGGCCGGTCTGCTCGCCGACGACGGCTGGTCGGCCGAGGAGATGAAGGTACGCAACGAGTCGCGCAAGATCCTCGGCCTGCCCGACCTGAAGGTCTCCGCCACCTGCGTCCGGGTGCCGGTGGTGACCGGACACTCGGTGGCCGTACACGCGGTCTTCGCCGCCGAGGTCGACGCGGAGAGCGCCCGTGAGGTGCTGCGCAACGCCCCCGGGGTGATCATGGTCGACGATCCGGCGACCGGCGAGTTCCCGATGCCGATCGACGCCGTCGGCACCGACCCGTCCTGGGTCGGCCGGCTCCGGCGGGCCCTGGACGACCCGCGCGCCCTCGACTTCTTCGTCACCGGCGACAACCTCCGCAAGGGCGCCGCCCTGAACACCGCCCAGATCGCCGAACTGGTCGCCAAGGAACTCACCGGCCGCTGA